In one Drosophila pseudoobscura strain MV-25-SWS-2005 chromosome X, UCI_Dpse_MV25, whole genome shotgun sequence genomic region, the following are encoded:
- the Ubc4 gene encoding ubiquitin-conjugating enzyme E2-22 kDa has translation MANMAVSRIKREFKEVMRSEEIVQCSIKIELVNDSWTELRGEIAGPPDTPYEGGKFILEIKVPETYPFNPPKVRFITRIWHPNISSVTGAICLDILKDNWAAAMTLRTVLLSLQALLAAAEPDDPQDAVVAYQFKDKYDLFLLTAKHWTNAYAGGPHTFPDCDSKIQRLRDMGVDEHDARGVLSKENWNLEKATECLFS, from the exons ATGGCGAATATGGCTGTATCACGCATTAAGCGCGAATTCAAGGAAGTTATGCGCAGCGAGGAG ATCGTGCAGTGCTCTATAAAAATTGAACTTGTCAATGACAGTTGGACAGAGCTTCGCGGCGAAATAGCTGGCCCCCCCGACACGCCCTACGAGGGGGGGAAGTTCATACTGGAAATTAAAGTGCCCGAGACATATCCCTTTAATCCGCCAAAG GTTCGGTTTATCACACGCATTTGGCACCCGAACATTTCGTCTGTGACTGGAGCCATTTGCCTGGACATACTAAAGGACAACTGGGCAGCGGCGATGACGCTGCGCACTGTGTTGCTGTCCCTGCAGGCCTTGCTGGCCGCTGCCGAACCGGATGATCCACAGGACGCCGTGGTGGCATACCAGTTTAAGGACAAATATGATCTGTTTCTGCTTACTGCCAAGCACTGGACCAATGCATACGCAGGCGGTCCCCACACCTTTCCCGATTGTGATTCAAAAATCCAACGTCTCAGGGATATGGGCGTGGACGAGCATGATGCGCGCGGCGTCCTCTCCAAAGAGAACTGGAACTTGGAAAAGGCCACGGAGTGCCTGTTCAGTTAG